In Lycium ferocissimum isolate CSIRO_LF1 chromosome 11, AGI_CSIRO_Lferr_CH_V1, whole genome shotgun sequence, a single genomic region encodes these proteins:
- the LOC132036647 gene encoding 2-alkenal reductase (NADP(+)-dependent)-like codes for MEVKNKFVAIKANINGAPEESYFEIKVENLSLTIEPESKDVVIKNLFVSIDPYQLNRMKSESSSQAAISFASAITPGEAIDTYGVGKVMVSHRPEFKKNDLVAGLLTWGEYTIVKEGSLLNKLDPLGFPLSYHVGVFGFSGLSAYGGFFEVCKPKPGEKVFVSAASGSIGNLVGQYAKLLGCYVVGSAGSQEKVKLLKETLGFDDAFNYKEETDLKSTLKARFPQGIDVYFDNVGGKMLEAAVANMNSFGRVAICGVISEYTNANTRAALEMLDIVYKRITIQGFLAADLMKVYADFLSKTVEYLRAGKLKAIEDVSQGVESIPSAFVGLFNGDNIGKKIVKVADE; via the coding sequence ATGGAAGTAAAGAACAAGTTTGTAGCAATAAAAGCTAACATAAATGGTGCGCCAGAAGAGTCATACTTTGAGATAAAAGTTGAAAACCTCTCCCTTACAATTGAGCCAGAATCTAAAGATGTTGTCATCAAGAATCTGTTTGTATCAATTGATCCGTATCAACTAAACCGGATGAAGAGCGAAAGCTCGTCACAAGCAGCCATAAGTTTTGCATCTGCCATTACTCCTGGTGAGGCCATTGACACTTATGGTGTGGGCAAAGTTATGGTTTCTCATCGGCCcgaattcaagaaaaatgatttGGTAGCAGGGCTACTTACCTGGGGAGAGTACACTATAGTGAAAGAAGGTTCCTTGTTGAATAAGTTGGATCCTCTTGGCTTTCCTTTGTCTTACCATGTCGGAGTTTTCGGATTCAGTGGACTTTCTGCCTATGGTGGATTCTTTGAAGTGTGTAAGCCGAAGCCAGGGGAGAAAGTTTTCGTGTCTGCTGCTTCAGGTTCAATAGGGAATTTAGTAGGACAGTACGCTAAATTACTCGGATGCTATGTTGTTGGCTCTGCTGGTAGCCAAGAAAAGGTAAAGTTGCTTAAAGAGACACTTGGCTTCGACGATGCATTCAATTATAAAGAAGAAACTGACCTTAAATCGACTTTGAAAGCACGTTTCCCTCAAGGGATTGATGTCTACTTTGACAACGTGGGAGGCAAAATGCTAGAAGCAGCAGTTGCAAACATGAACTCATTTGGCAGAGTAGCCATTTGTGGGGTTATTTCTGAGTACACGAATGCCAACACACGAGCTGCCCTGGAGATGTTGGATATAGTCTACAAGAGGATTACTATTCAAGGATTCTTAGCAGCTGATCTCATGAAAGTGTATGCAGATTTCCTGTCGAAAACAGTTGAGTATCTCCGAGCAGGAAAACTCAAGGCCATTGAAGATGTCTCACAAGGTGTTGAAAGCATTCCCTCTGCTTTTGTCGGACTGTTCAATGGTGATAATATAGGCAAAAAGATTGTCAAAGTTGCAGATgagtaa
- the LOC132036255 gene encoding F-box/kelch-repeat protein At3g23880-like: MESEVVEASYQHSKCSRLTNQAQFSSTSVKDSILTIPILPPELITEILLRLPVKSLLKFRAVSKSWLSLISSPEFIKNHLSVSANNKDYTHHRVIWSFRQGFLNLKDCTLNSFFSESVTEVFDLNYRMTSDGLYDQLPQFETIVGSVNGLICLADEKNNVFLWNPSNRKYKKLPTPRPALRFEMWRMNGFGYDELHDDYKLVGTFRRCGRFNRGRLKLYSLKSDSWRSVDPWANVADRRSREQLDVSGKFVKGKLYWPTATVDGLYVFYKEWNITSFDLANEKWGKVEHPCYEEGDIDLLLEVLGSDLSVFCNNHGKHISIWIMKEYGVKESWTKMFTINYPDRYVGDRHVFFLPYFMSNKGEILVMFLFHTTSMIYNPKDDSLRYSKVIEFNGGPKAEVYVESLVCPFSREGAADATKTQKATKA; the protein is encoded by the coding sequence ATGGAATCTGAGGTAGTTGAAGCCTCATATCAACATTCAAAATGTAGCAGACTTACAAACCAAGCTCAGTTTTCATCAACTTCAGTTAAAGATTCAATCTTGACCATTCCTATTCTGCCACCAGAACTCATCACTGAAATACTCTTAAGGCTACCAGTGAAATCCCTCTTGAAATTCAGGGCTGTTTCAAAATCTTGGCTTTCTTTAATCTCTAGCCCTGAATTTATCAAGAACCATCTTAGTGTATCTGCTAATAACAAGGATTATACCCACCATAGGGTTATATGGAGTTTTAGACAAGGGTTCTTGAATCTTAAAGATTGTActcttaattcttttttttctgaGTCTGTTACGGAGgtatttgacttgaattatcgCATGACATCCGATGGATTGTACGACCAATTGCCTCAGTTTGAAACGATTGTAGGCTCCGTCAATGGATTGATTTGTCTTGCGGATGAGAAAAATAATGTGTTTCTATGGAATCCATCTAATAGAAAGTACAAGAAATTGCCTACTCCTAGACCTGCACTGCGGTTTGAAATGTGGCGAATGAATGGTTTCGGATATGATGAGCTTCATGATGACTATAAGCTAGTGGGTACCTTTCGTAGGTGTGGCAGGTTCAATCGAGGTAGGCTCAAATTATATAGTCTAAAGAGCGATTCTTGGAGAAGTGTTGATCCTTGGGCAAATGTTGCTGATCGTAGAAGTCGGGAGCAATTAGATGTTTCAGGTAAGTTTGTGAAGGGGAAACTTTACTGGCCTACTGCTACTGTTGATGGTCTGTATGTTTTTTATAAGGAGTGGAACATCACTTCTTTTGATTTGGCTAATGAGAAATGGGGAAAGGTGGAGCATCCCTGCTACGAAGAGGGAGATATTGATTTGTTGCTGGAAGTGTTAGGTAGTGATCTTTCTGTCTTTTGTAATAACCATGGAAAACATATATCTATTTGGATTATGAAGGAGTATGGGGTTAAAGAATCTTGGACAAAGATGTTTACCATCAATTATCCTGATCGTTATGTGGGGGATCGTCATGTTTTTTTTCTGCCTTATTTCATGTCAAATAAAGGTGAAATTTTGGTCATGTTTCTGTTTCATACAACTTCCATGATATACAATCCGAAGGATGATTCTTTAAGATATTCAAAGGTTATTGAGTTTAATGGCGGTCCTAAGGCAGAAGTCTACGTTGAAAGTCTAGTTTGTCCTTTCTCTAGAGAAGGGGCTGCGGATGCAACAAAAACACAAAAGGCTACAAAAGCTTAG
- the LOC132036648 gene encoding F-box/kelch-repeat protein At3g23880-like: MDGRHENMVWVYSVKARKWSTMQGFNSGYLNGEVSIFANGALYLVECYRTSWGIVTLDLVAKRYGKIALPSYEDGGIYWTLGVSRGCLVACCNYEEPNRADLWAIKEYGVEKSWTKLVTISSPVDRKGYMSPLFVAGNSDVVLVKLGREIVLYISRNGSFKRLTIIRPVIFLNFKWPPTLKALLHLIFSDASDSPVLKFMITLCLALYFYILTYLVRCSSATLN, encoded by the coding sequence ATGGATGGTAGACATGAGAACATGGTTTGGGTTTACAGCGTAAAGGCTCGTAAATGGTCAACTATGCAAGGTTTTAATAGTGGTTATTTGAATGGAGAAGTGAGTATTTTTGCAAATGGCGCTCTTTACTTGGTAGAATGCTATCGCACTTCTTGGGGGATTGTTACTTTGGATTTGGTTGCAAAGAGATATGGAAAAATAGCATTGCCTAGTTATGAAGATGGAGGTATTTATTGGACATTAGGTGTTTCGAGAGGGTGTTTAGTTGCTTGTTGCAATTATGAAGAACCAAATAGGGCAGATTTGTGGGCGATAAAGGAGTACGGTGTCGAGAAATCTTGGACTAAGTTGGTTACAATCTCATCACCCGTTGATCGTAAGGGTTATATGTCACCATTGTTTGTGGCAGGGAACAGTGATGTAGTACTAGTGAAGCTTGGCAGAGAGATAGTATTGTACATTTCAAGGAATGGTTCATTCAAGCGACTTACCATTATCCGTCCAGtgattttcttaaatttcaagtGGCCACCTACTTTGAAAGCCTTGCTTCACCTCATATTTAGTGATGCTTCCGATAGCCCTGTTCTCAAATTTATGATAACATTGTGTCTTGCATTGTATTTTTACATTCTAACTTATCTTGTAAGGTGCTCTTCAGCAACATTAAACTGA